In one window of Leptolyngbya sp. CCY15150 DNA:
- a CDS encoding HEAT repeat domain-containing protein, whose amino-acid sequence MTLPLSPSSNAQALIQAVEQATSPVALLLAVRSLAELRSVDAIPTLIQVLGYNNPGAAVAAVDGLVNLGDLAAPVILEQIDGYNYGARAWAIRALSRIGHPDALDTLTEAARQDFSLSVRRAAAKGLGTLRWAVLPPDQQRPVQMQTLETLTAVCADGEWVVRYAAIAGLQALATVLDPADSAVADIRRLLQQQAATDETLAVQARALWALQAIAPDSKA is encoded by the coding sequence ATGACCCTTCCCCTATCTCCTTCCTCCAATGCTCAGGCGCTGATTCAGGCGGTGGAACAGGCGACATCTCCGGTGGCGCTGCTGCTGGCGGTGCGATCGCTGGCGGAGTTGCGATCGGTTGACGCTATTCCAACTCTGATTCAAGTGTTGGGCTATAACAACCCCGGAGCCGCTGTTGCTGCCGTGGATGGGTTGGTGAACCTAGGCGATCTAGCTGCTCCGGTCATCCTGGAACAAATTGACGGCTACAACTATGGTGCAAGGGCTTGGGCGATTCGGGCCCTATCGCGCATTGGGCACCCTGACGCTCTCGATACGTTGACCGAAGCTGCCCGTCAAGACTTTTCCCTAAGCGTCCGCCGGGCGGCGGCCAAGGGGTTGGGTACGCTCCGATGGGCTGTGCTTCCCCCAGACCAACAGCGTCCAGTGCAGATGCAGACCTTGGAGACCTTAACGGCGGTCTGTGCCGATGGGGAATGGGTGGTGCGCTATGCGGCGATCGCTGGCCTGCAGGCCCTAGCAACAGTGCTTGATCCCGCCGATTCGGCCGTGGCTGATATTCGCCGTCTCTTGCAGCAGCAGGCGGCTACCGACGAAACCCTAGCGGTGCAGGCGCGGGCGCTGTGGGCTCTACAGGCGATCGCTCCCGATAGCAAAGCCTAA